In one window of Pseudomonadota bacterium DNA:
- a CDS encoding DUF547 domain-containing protein: AYARVLHNYVNDRGEVNFPALRRDRADIERYLVYIARTPASAISNPRERLAHYINSYNALSMYNVIDLGIPETHAGWRKIRFFVLREFNIGGKQMSLYAYENDVIRKLGEPRVHFALNCVALGCPILPKKPFTGKGLDAELERETGKFFSENRNLRVDHANKTIHVSEILDFYTVDFTPAHAPSLIAYINRYLADPIPEDYALRFSDYDWTIANSRRQDHCWNRTC, translated from the coding sequence GGCATACGCACGGGTGCTGCACAACTACGTCAATGATCGCGGCGAAGTGAATTTTCCAGCACTGCGGCGCGATCGAGCGGACATCGAGCGTTACCTAGTGTATATCGCCCGTACCCCCGCAAGCGCGATTTCCAATCCGCGGGAGCGCCTGGCCCATTACATCAATAGCTACAACGCCCTGTCCATGTACAACGTAATCGATCTCGGCATTCCGGAAACCCACGCGGGATGGCGAAAGATTCGCTTCTTCGTACTGCGAGAGTTCAACATCGGCGGCAAACAGATGTCACTCTATGCTTACGAGAACGATGTCATCCGCAAGCTCGGCGAGCCGCGGGTCCACTTTGCGCTTAACTGCGTCGCGCTCGGCTGCCCTATCCTGCCTAAGAAACCCTTCACCGGAAAAGGGCTGGACGCGGAGCTTGAGCGCGAGACCGGTAAATTTTTTTCGGAGAACCGAAACTTGCGCGTCGATCACGCAAACAAGACCATCCACGTCAGCGAGATCCTGGATTTTTATACGGTAGACTTCACGCCCGCGCACGCTCCGAGCCTGATCGCCTACATCAACCGTTACTTAGCGGACCCCATACCCGAAGACTATGCGCTGCGATTCAGCGACTACGACTGGACGATCGCGAATTCGCGACGCCAAGACCACTGCTGGAACCGCACTTGCTAA
- a CDS encoding type II toxin-antitoxin system VapC family toxin: MSPRVYHFSRSLPGAVRQEPAPVFLIFRDSTRAGLFVASALALVLGYVACRAVSEKTLDALITGSAIVPALWHLEVQNVLLMFERRKRILRSESEQFCRLLADLPITTDDTPERVSTGTAVALARECGLTLYDAVYLGLAMRTGIPIATLDKALRKAARRASVELWNG, encoded by the coding sequence ATGTCTCCGCGGGTTTACCATTTTTCCCGCAGCCTTCCCGGTGCCGTCCGTCAAGAGCCGGCGCCGGTCTTTTTAATTTTTAGGGACAGCACGCGGGCCGGGCTCTTCGTCGCCTCGGCGCTGGCCCTCGTGCTCGGTTACGTTGCCTGCCGCGCCGTGAGCGAGAAAACACTGGATGCACTGATAACGGGATCCGCGATCGTACCGGCGCTCTGGCATCTCGAGGTGCAGAACGTGCTGCTGATGTTCGAGCGCCGCAAAAGGATCCTACGATCGGAATCCGAGCAGTTCTGCCGACTCTTGGCTGATCTTCCTATCACCACGGACGATACGCCGGAACGGGTAAGCACCGGAACAGCAGTAGCGCTCGCCAGAGAATGCGGATTGACGCTCTATGATGCCGTTTATCTAGGTCTGGCCATGCGCACAGGGATCCCCATCGCGACGCTCGACAAAGCCCTGCGCAAAGCAGCCAGACGCGCCAGCGTAGAACTATGGAATGGCTAG
- a CDS encoding helix-turn-helix domain-containing protein, whose translation MRKKMTAGQEIIASAKQALAFAAGEDNGCVVHIPEEIDVRAIREKVDMSQSEFARYFGFSKRTLDHWEHGRRVPTGPARAFLMVIAREPEAVRRALVVDLRQPA comes from the coding sequence ATGCGTAAGAAGATGACGGCGGGACAGGAAATCATTGCCAGTGCGAAGCAGGCTCTTGCCTTCGCTGCGGGCGAGGACAACGGCTGTGTCGTGCATATCCCGGAAGAGATTGACGTCAGGGCGATCAGGGAAAAGGTTGATATGTCGCAAAGCGAATTCGCCCGTTATTTTGGTTTCAGCAAGCGAACGCTTGATCATTGGGAACATGGCCGCCGTGTGCCGACAGGGCCAGCCCGTGCCTTTCTGATGGTTATTGCCCGTGAGCCGGAGGCCGTGCGCCGGGCGCTAGTGGTGGATTTACGCCAACCCGCCTGA
- the arsS gene encoding arsenosugar biosynthesis radical SAM protein ArsS (Some members of this family are selenoproteins.) → MHATLQLLETTDFPTIRRKRPDTLQVNLGYRCNQTCVHCHVNAGPNRTEEMSRETIDEVIAFLEVSNIKTLDVTGGAPELNPHFRDLVCTVRRLGVQVIDRCNLTILEQPAQEDLADFLAAEGVEITASLPCYLAENVDRQRGAGVFDASIRALLKLNALGYGAPDADLVLNLVYNPQGPSLPPPQAMLEESYREHLGERFGIVFNRLYALTNMPIQRFGSLLISKGQFTSYMQLLRHAHQEANLEAVMCRSLISVDWQGYVYDCDFNQMLGLPLRLADKRRLRLHELMERDLEGNPIRVADHCYGCTAGAGSSCGGALS, encoded by the coding sequence ATGCATGCCACGTTGCAATTGCTTGAAACCACGGATTTTCCCACCATTCGCCGCAAGCGGCCGGATACCCTGCAGGTAAACCTCGGCTATCGATGCAACCAAACCTGCGTCCATTGTCATGTCAACGCCGGTCCGAATCGTACCGAGGAAATGAGCCGCGAGACCATCGATGAGGTGATTGCTTTCTTGGAGGTGTCAAATATCAAGACCCTGGATGTGACCGGTGGTGCGCCGGAGTTAAATCCGCATTTCCGTGACCTGGTATGCACTGTGCGCCGGCTAGGTGTACAGGTCATCGATCGTTGTAACCTGACCATTCTGGAGCAACCCGCGCAGGAGGATCTGGCCGACTTTCTCGCTGCCGAGGGTGTCGAGATCACGGCCTCGCTGCCTTGTTACCTTGCGGAGAATGTGGATCGGCAGCGCGGCGCCGGGGTATTCGACGCCAGCATACGCGCTTTGCTAAAGCTCAATGCCCTCGGCTATGGCGCGCCCGACGCCGATCTCGTACTGAATCTCGTCTATAACCCGCAGGGTCCCAGCCTGCCGCCCCCCCAAGCGATGCTGGAGGAGTCTTACCGCGAGCATCTCGGCGAGAGATTCGGGATCGTCTTCAACCGGCTCTATGCTCTCACCAATATGCCTATCCAACGTTTTGGCAGCCTGCTCATCTCCAAGGGCCAGTTCACGTCCTATATGCAATTGCTGCGTCACGCCCACCAGGAGGCAAATCTGGAAGCGGTGATGTGCCGGTCGCTCATCAGCGTGGACTGGCAGGGCTATGTCTACGATTGCGACTTCAATCAGATGCTGGGCCTGCCGCTGCGCCTGGCGGACAAACGGCGCCTCCGTCTGCATGAGCTAATGGAGAGGGATCTCGAAGGGAATCCCATCCGGGTGGCTGACCACTGTTATGGATGTACCGCCGGGGCGGGCAGTAGTTGCGGCGGAGCCTTGAGTTAA